A region from the Bradyrhizobium erythrophlei genome encodes:
- a CDS encoding HdeD family acid-resistance protein — MTVYDRQSGIQALGPPPLWVCALLGIVMIAAGIFALSDVAFATIISVKLIGLTAIAAGAFEVMHAFWTKGWGGFTWQIILGALYFAFGLVLLTQPASGALILTYFLGAVLLASGAIRCVLGFAYWRQNGWMMLISGVFGLLAGVLILFGFPTISVWALGFLLGVDLISHGLAWLLYALQSVRRTA, encoded by the coding sequence ATGACAGTCTATGACCGCCAGTCCGGCATCCAGGCTCTGGGTCCGCCTCCACTCTGGGTCTGCGCGCTACTTGGCATCGTGATGATCGCCGCCGGAATCTTCGCTCTCAGCGACGTCGCGTTCGCGACCATCATCAGCGTCAAGCTGATCGGGCTGACCGCAATCGCGGCCGGCGCGTTCGAGGTCATGCATGCGTTCTGGACGAAGGGATGGGGCGGCTTCACATGGCAGATCATCCTCGGCGCGCTCTATTTCGCTTTCGGGCTCGTGCTGCTCACGCAGCCGGCGTCCGGCGCCCTGATCCTGACCTATTTCCTCGGCGCCGTGCTGCTCGCGTCGGGCGCCATTCGGTGCGTGCTGGGTTTCGCCTATTGGCGACAGAACGGCTGGATGATGCTGATCTCCGGCGTCTTCGGATTACTCGCCGGTGTTCTGATCCTGTTCGGTTTCCCGACCATCAGCGTCTGGGCCCTTGGATTCCTGCTTGGCGTCGACCTGATCTCGCACGGCCTGGCGTGGCTGCTCTATGCGCTTCAGTCCGTCCGGAGGACTGCGTAA
- a CDS encoding amidase, with protein sequence MTDPTARSAPPSGAGVLELLRRFKRDSTLADQYATTCLEQAEAAEHRLRAFEYLPRDVARRPGPLSGIPVAIKDIIATSDMPTTNGSPIYRNHVPERDAWVVERLRNLGATIFGKTVSTEFAWRHPGPTVNPWNPAHTPGGSSSGSAAAVAAGIVPLALGTQTLGSVIRPAAFNGVVGFKPSFGAIPRTGVHPLSPSLDHVGLFARRVDDVAFALSLLAGSDDSDPHGRPLPDFEIDAMQGVQPLQRPRLGIVRFEKWSRTEPEQQQLFEAAIAKSRDAGAVLEELELGELDRANWHAINTILASEAALIFEGLVERFPDRSSDHLKSLVQTGKTHTALEYLAAKAQQEKLRSAFTTEISGFDAIVTLPAFGEAPEGLGFTGNAEFCAPWTLLGVPAVTLPAGFGKRGLPLGLQIAGAYRQDHRTLRAAKWMESVLAFDPGIPGI encoded by the coding sequence ATGACCGATCCGACTGCGCGCTCCGCACCGCCTTCCGGCGCGGGAGTCCTCGAACTTCTGAGGCGCTTCAAGCGCGATTCCACGCTGGCGGATCAATACGCCACGACCTGTCTTGAACAGGCCGAGGCCGCCGAGCACAGGCTGAGGGCGTTCGAATATCTCCCCCGCGACGTTGCGCGCCGGCCGGGGCCGCTGTCGGGCATTCCCGTCGCGATCAAGGATATCATCGCGACCTCGGACATGCCGACCACCAACGGCTCGCCGATCTACCGCAATCACGTTCCCGAGCGCGATGCCTGGGTGGTCGAGCGGCTGCGCAATCTCGGCGCCACGATCTTCGGCAAGACGGTTTCGACGGAGTTCGCGTGGCGGCATCCGGGGCCGACGGTCAATCCGTGGAACCCTGCGCACACGCCGGGCGGCTCGTCGTCGGGCTCGGCGGCGGCGGTGGCGGCCGGCATCGTTCCGCTAGCGCTGGGCACGCAGACGCTCGGCTCCGTGATCCGGCCGGCGGCGTTCAATGGCGTCGTCGGTTTCAAGCCGAGTTTCGGCGCGATCCCCCGCACGGGGGTGCATCCCCTCAGTCCTTCGCTCGATCACGTCGGCCTGTTCGCGCGACGGGTCGACGATGTCGCTTTTGCGCTGTCGCTGCTGGCCGGTTCTGACGACAGTGACCCGCATGGCCGGCCGCTTCCCGATTTTGAGATCGATGCCATGCAAGGCGTGCAGCCGCTGCAGAGGCCTCGCCTCGGCATCGTGCGTTTTGAAAAATGGTCGAGGACGGAACCCGAACAGCAGCAGCTGTTCGAGGCGGCGATTGCAAAGTCGCGCGACGCCGGCGCCGTATTGGAAGAGCTTGAGCTCGGTGAACTCGACCGCGCCAACTGGCATGCGATCAACACCATCCTTGCCAGCGAGGCCGCGCTGATCTTCGAGGGCCTGGTCGAACGCTTTCCCGACCGCAGCAGCGATCACCTGAAATCGCTGGTTCAGACCGGAAAGACCCATACCGCACTGGAATATCTTGCCGCCAAGGCGCAGCAGGAGAAACTGCGCTCGGCGTTTACCACCGAGATCTCCGGCTTCGATGCCATCGTGACCCTGCCGGCCTTTGGCGAAGCGCCGGAAGGCCTGGGCTTCACCGGCAACGCGGAATTCTGTGCGCCGTGGACCTTGCTCGGCGTACCCGCCGTGACGCTCCCAGCCGGATTTGGAAAACGCGGCCTGCCCCTCGGCCTCCAGATCGCCGGCGCCTACCGGCAGGACCACCGCACACTTCGCGCGGCGAAATGGATGGAGAGTGTTTTGGCATTTGATCCCGGCATTCCCGGCATCTAA
- a CDS encoding ABC transporter substrate-binding protein: MPLLTRIARATALITILLATPALADNKKVTLSQAFQSMLYLPLYVAIDEGFFTQQGLDLTKETAGAPTVALSAVISGSAQFSIHGPEWTAIAASKGAPVNIIANVVNGAAVWIATAPDFKFDGVKDVKGQKVVTGLMPTTSTSLFMKLLKENGMDAKTDVDMIQVAIGSEPGPFVAKQADIAVMYEPGLDQAVAKGMKVVLGFPKLYGAYAFSAVTARNDVDPDTAQRVVNGMEMAMRFMTRNEAKTVEIAKKEFPTLDPAVVEAAVKRMLADGVYPPSVDITADALKVSMDTQIALGNLAAQPDYKTFVVKKFIEPALAMK, translated from the coding sequence ATGCCGTTGCTTACGCGTATCGCCCGTGCCACCGCGCTGATCACTATCCTGCTCGCTACGCCGGCGCTCGCGGACAACAAGAAGGTCACGCTGTCGCAGGCGTTCCAGTCGATGCTGTATCTGCCGCTCTATGTCGCGATCGACGAGGGGTTCTTCACCCAGCAGGGCCTCGATCTCACCAAGGAAACCGCCGGCGCACCGACGGTCGCGCTCTCGGCCGTGATTTCCGGCAGCGCGCAGTTTTCGATCCACGGACCCGAATGGACCGCGATCGCGGCGTCGAAGGGAGCCCCGGTCAACATCATCGCCAATGTCGTCAATGGCGCAGCGGTCTGGATCGCGACCGCGCCGGATTTCAAATTCGACGGCGTCAAGGACGTCAAGGGCCAGAAAGTCGTCACCGGCCTGATGCCGACCACCAGCACCTCGCTGTTCATGAAGCTGCTCAAGGAAAACGGCATGGATGCCAAGACCGACGTCGACATGATCCAGGTCGCGATCGGTTCGGAACCCGGCCCCTTCGTCGCCAAGCAGGCCGACATCGCCGTGATGTACGAACCCGGCCTCGACCAGGCCGTCGCCAAGGGCATGAAGGTGGTTCTCGGATTTCCGAAGCTGTACGGCGCCTACGCCTTCTCCGCCGTGACCGCGCGCAACGATGTCGATCCCGACACCGCACAGCGCGTGGTGAACGGCATGGAAATGGCCATGCGCTTCATGACCAGGAACGAAGCGAAAACCGTCGAAATCGCCAAGAAGGAATTTCCGACACTCGATCCGGCCGTGGTCGAAGCCGCGGTGAAGCGCATGCTCGCGGACGGCGTCTATCCTCCGAGCGTGGACATCACGGCGGACGCGCTGAAAGTGTCGATGGATACCCAGATCGCGCTCGGCAACCTCGCCGCCCAGCCGGACTACAAGACCTTCGTCGTCAAGAAATTCATCGAACCGGCGCTGGCGATGAAATAG
- a CDS encoding ABC transporter permease, whose product MTLTMPGAAPLAKRKARRRRRSLSFDTPLRRAILQALAVVLFFAFWETGVRMGWISAFLVGSPAGIFSFAAKMIASGELLSDTWYTLFEAILGFVIGTIFGSLLGLALWYSVFVARLVEPFIVAINSVPKIALAPIVVLWFGTGLVSKVALSVSLTAIVALIAAYQAAKDADVDLQSLLISMGANKHQVFFKAVVPSTLPSIIATFRINIGFGLVGAVVGEFISSQRGLGHLIYTASSLYDLNTVWVGLFTLMIMGFALYYVIDIIERTILPWKQSNTTHQVQV is encoded by the coding sequence GTGACCCTCACCATGCCCGGCGCGGCTCCCCTCGCGAAGCGCAAGGCGCGCCGCCGCCGGCGTTCCCTGAGCTTCGATACCCCGCTGCGCCGCGCGATACTGCAGGCATTGGCCGTCGTGCTGTTCTTCGCGTTTTGGGAGACCGGCGTCCGCATGGGCTGGATTTCCGCCTTTCTGGTGGGATCGCCGGCCGGTATCTTCAGTTTTGCCGCCAAGATGATCGCGAGCGGCGAGCTGTTGTCGGACACCTGGTACACGCTATTCGAGGCCATTCTGGGCTTCGTCATCGGCACCATCTTTGGCTCATTGCTCGGGCTGGCGCTATGGTACTCGGTGTTCGTGGCACGGCTGGTCGAGCCGTTCATCGTCGCCATCAACAGCGTGCCGAAGATCGCGCTGGCGCCGATCGTGGTGCTCTGGTTCGGCACCGGGCTGGTATCGAAGGTCGCCTTGTCGGTATCGCTGACTGCGATCGTGGCGCTGATCGCCGCCTACCAGGCCGCAAAAGACGCCGATGTCGACCTGCAGTCGCTCTTGATCTCGATGGGCGCGAACAAGCACCAGGTCTTCTTCAAGGCGGTGGTGCCGTCGACCTTGCCGTCGATCATCGCCACCTTCCGGATCAATATCGGCTTCGGACTGGTCGGCGCCGTGGTCGGCGAATTCATCTCGTCGCAGCGCGGGCTCGGCCACCTGATCTACACGGCTTCAAGCCTGTACGACCTCAACACCGTCTGGGTCGGCCTGTTCACGCTGATGATCATGGGATTCGCTCTCTATTACGTGATCGACATCATCGAGCGAACCATTCTGCCCTGGAAACAGTCGAACACCACCCATCAGGTACAGGTTTAA
- a CDS encoding ABC transporter ATP-binding protein, which produces MQPPPAQLGVRNVRKSFAGKAGEVRVLDDLSFAINERDFVSIIGPSGCGKTTIFNIIAGLLEPDSGSLHYRGEEIESLRGRVGYMMQKDLLFPWRTVLGNVLLGLETRGVDRIEAEGKAREYLRGFGLAGFENAYPKTLSGGMRQRVALIRTLIMDPDILLLDEPFSALDYQTRLYLEGVLKDAVETYHKTVILVTHDIDEAVALSKRVVVLSGRPARVKIVHDIEIDAHSPIAARSDSRFSGYFHALCAELDIQTEKTA; this is translated from the coding sequence ATGCAGCCACCTCCCGCCCAGCTCGGCGTTCGCAACGTCCGAAAATCTTTTGCCGGCAAAGCCGGCGAGGTCCGCGTGCTCGACGACCTCTCCTTTGCCATCAACGAGCGCGACTTCGTCAGCATCATCGGCCCGTCGGGCTGCGGCAAGACCACGATCTTCAACATCATCGCCGGCCTGCTCGAGCCCGATTCCGGTTCGCTGCATTATCGCGGCGAGGAGATCGAAAGCCTGCGCGGCCGCGTCGGCTACATGATGCAGAAGGACCTGCTGTTTCCCTGGCGCACCGTGCTCGGAAACGTGCTGCTGGGCCTGGAGACCCGCGGCGTCGATCGCATCGAGGCCGAAGGCAAGGCGCGCGAATATCTCAGGGGATTTGGTCTCGCCGGCTTCGAGAACGCCTATCCGAAAACCCTGTCCGGCGGCATGCGCCAGCGCGTGGCCCTGATCCGCACCCTCATCATGGATCCGGATATCCTGCTGCTCGATGAGCCGTTTTCCGCGCTGGACTACCAGACGCGCCTCTATCTCGAGGGCGTGCTGAAGGACGCGGTGGAGACCTATCACAAGACCGTCATCCTGGTAACGCACGACATCGACGAGGCGGTCGCGCTGTCGAAGCGCGTCGTCGTGCTCTCAGGACGTCCCGCTCGCGTCAAGATCGTGCATGACATCGAAATCGACGCCCACTCGCCGATCGCCGCGCGCAGCGATAGCCGGTTCTCGGGCTATTTCCATGCGCTCTGCGCCGAACTCGACATCCAGACCGAGAAAACAGCGTGA
- a CDS encoding amidohydrolase family protein, with protein MKLDILVKNVAVWGHEVLCDLGIAGGRFVSLGQAGAAANAALTLDAEGRMAVPGFVEPHIHLDKALISERAPVNVSGTLTEAIEILWEIKRNYTVEEIADRASRVLAQALGHGVTRLRTHVDVDPIGGTRPAEGLIRARERFRDLMDIQIVAFPQEGIVKSPGTEALMREVMKAGVDVVGGMPFNENSPEDSRRHIEIAFDIAKEFDADIDMHVDETDDPMARTLEVLAELTIKNGWQGRVTAGHTCALASYPRNYADHVIDRLREANVNMIANPATNLMLQGRLDDFPKRRGVTQVKELLAAGVNVACGQDCVHDTFYPFGQNDPLEIAFLLCHASQMSQPGEILTVMDMVTGNGARALRVPDFRVAPGGVADLVVLDARDAREAFATRAPRRWVIRKGKLIAETRLETHRYFDIQAAPAR; from the coding sequence ATGAAACTGGATATTCTCGTCAAGAATGTTGCCGTGTGGGGCCATGAAGTCCTGTGCGATCTCGGAATCGCCGGCGGCCGTTTCGTCAGCCTCGGTCAGGCTGGCGCTGCCGCGAATGCCGCCCTCACGCTCGACGCGGAGGGGCGCATGGCCGTTCCCGGATTTGTCGAGCCGCATATTCATCTGGACAAGGCGCTGATATCGGAGCGCGCGCCGGTCAATGTCTCGGGCACGCTCACCGAAGCGATTGAAATTCTCTGGGAGATCAAGCGCAATTACACGGTGGAGGAAATTGCCGATCGCGCCTCGCGCGTGCTCGCGCAGGCCCTGGGCCACGGCGTCACGAGGCTGCGCACCCATGTCGACGTCGATCCGATCGGAGGCACGCGCCCGGCCGAAGGACTGATCCGCGCCCGTGAGCGCTTTCGCGACCTGATGGATATCCAGATCGTCGCGTTTCCGCAGGAAGGCATCGTCAAATCCCCCGGCACGGAAGCCTTGATGCGCGAGGTCATGAAAGCCGGTGTCGACGTCGTCGGCGGTATGCCCTTCAACGAAAATTCACCGGAAGACAGCCGCCGCCATATCGAAATCGCCTTCGACATCGCCAAGGAGTTCGACGCCGACATCGACATGCACGTCGATGAGACCGACGATCCGATGGCGCGAACACTCGAAGTGCTGGCCGAATTGACCATCAAGAACGGCTGGCAGGGCCGGGTCACCGCCGGCCACACCTGCGCGCTGGCGAGCTATCCCAGGAACTATGCCGATCACGTCATCGATCGTCTCCGCGAAGCCAATGTCAACATGATCGCCAACCCGGCCACCAACCTGATGCTGCAGGGCCGCCTCGACGATTTTCCCAAACGTAGGGGCGTGACGCAGGTCAAGGAATTGCTGGCCGCGGGCGTCAACGTCGCCTGCGGGCAGGATTGCGTGCATGACACCTTCTATCCCTTTGGCCAGAACGATCCGCTCGAAATCGCGTTCCTGCTGTGCCACGCATCGCAGATGAGCCAGCCGGGAGAGATTCTCACCGTGATGGACATGGTCACCGGCAACGGCGCAAGGGCATTGCGCGTTCCGGATTTTCGCGTGGCGCCAGGTGGCGTGGCGGATCTGGTGGTGCTGGATGCCCGCGACGCGCGCGAGGCATTCGCCACCAGGGCGCCGCGCCGCTGGGTGATCCGCAAGGGCAAACTGATCGCCGAAACCAGGCTGGAGACGCACCGCTATTTTGATATTCAGGCGGCGCCGGCCAGATAA
- a CDS encoding LysR family transcriptional regulator, giving the protein MDFRQLRYALSVYKERSFTKAAKRLNISQSAVSEQVKLLEEEIGFELFRRTSRGIEATDRGRTFLYESERVMGDLLSLSDTARRLRGAPQDTLKLGMGSGMAQIFIPRMFADLRNNLPGVRLEILTAPTKNIFNELHEERLDVGIAIESDPERLPAGLVFERLIDAEMVLITHPKHALARSKQPVDIGRLVADPIVMSELTVGYGQVVLSLFTDLGIRPNILAVVDNIETIKMIVQSEGGIAIVPRACAENEVTLGLLKALSIAPARNVVFSLFRRREPMSRRKESALLNLQHMLKA; this is encoded by the coding sequence TTGGATTTTCGCCAATTGCGCTATGCGCTTTCGGTCTACAAGGAGCGCAGCTTTACCAAGGCGGCGAAGCGGCTGAATATCTCGCAGTCGGCCGTCAGCGAACAGGTCAAGCTGCTCGAAGAGGAAATCGGCTTCGAGCTGTTTCGACGGACCTCGCGCGGCATCGAGGCCACCGACCGCGGCCGCACCTTCCTGTACGAATCCGAACGGGTGATGGGCGATCTGCTCAGCCTGTCGGACACTGCCCGGCGGCTGCGCGGCGCACCGCAAGACACGCTGAAGCTCGGCATGGGATCGGGCATGGCGCAGATCTTCATTCCGCGCATGTTCGCCGATCTCAGGAATAATCTACCCGGCGTGCGGCTGGAAATCCTGACGGCGCCGACCAAGAATATCTTCAACGAGCTGCACGAAGAGCGGCTCGACGTGGGGATCGCGATCGAGTCGGATCCCGAGCGGCTGCCGGCCGGACTGGTGTTCGAGCGCCTGATCGACGCCGAGATGGTGTTGATCACCCATCCCAAGCACGCGCTGGCGCGATCGAAGCAGCCGGTCGATATCGGCCGCCTGGTCGCAGACCCCATCGTCATGAGCGAGTTGACGGTGGGCTACGGCCAGGTAGTGCTGTCGCTATTCACCGATCTCGGCATCAGGCCCAATATTCTGGCGGTCGTCGACAATATCGAGACCATCAAGATGATCGTGCAATCCGAGGGCGGCATCGCCATCGTGCCGCGGGCCTGTGCGGAAAATGAAGTCACGCTGGGATTATTGAAGGCACTGTCCATCGCGCCGGCCCGCAACGTCGTTTTCAGCCTGTTTCGCCGCCGCGAACCGATGTCGCGACGCAAGGAATCGGCGTTGCTGAACTTGCAACATATGCTGAAAGCATAG
- a CDS encoding hydantoinase/oxoprolinase family protein: MSGQSAAARLRIGIDTGGTFTDIVSVDIVSGATQVTKVASTPANPAIGLLRGVNEILANAGATTDQVAGLAHGTTVATNALLQGEINSLGLIVNTGFRHILEIARQSVPEGYGNSYFWVKPDRIVPLQFVREVGGRLDFHGHELRPLDEASVREAARYFRIHGIRAIGICLLHSYANDAHERRAAEIVAQEYPQATLSLSCVVLPEYREYERAVTTLVDAFVKPHMERYLKRVHQELGLGLQDKPFLVMQSSGGVASADQVVRKPITTALSGPAAGALGSAVIAEIAGFPDLVTLDAGGTSTDLCLIEGGKPQVTNGGSVGPFPVRIPMIDIETIGTGGGSIAWISREGHLKVGPRSAGAEPGPMCYPNGGTEPTITDANLVLGRIPPALIGGGIALDVERARGGIAALAAKLPGKMSVEQLASGIIEIANWNQANAIRQMTIQRGIDPRAFALLSFGGAGPAQSAAVMDLLGMKACIVPPNPGNLSAFGLLAVDWRTDHIVTKVMQEETIDLAEIAARYAALEREAVTTLERDGIEASRIRLVREADIRYAGQSMEVRVTAPGGSVDEKFLSGLIGAFNAAHLKTFGYNYAGKQKIELVNLCVSGFGLIERPQLPKLAMRSGRPEPKGKRAVYLGTAFQETPVFDRAALPSGGRVNGPVIVEEFGSTTVVFPGQVVEVDPHGILVIRPAASQEMSR; the protein is encoded by the coding sequence ATGTCTGGTCAATCCGCCGCCGCGCGGCTTCGCATCGGCATCGATACCGGCGGAACGTTTACCGATATCGTCTCGGTCGATATCGTGTCCGGCGCCACGCAGGTTACCAAGGTGGCGAGCACGCCGGCCAACCCGGCCATCGGCCTTCTACGCGGCGTGAACGAGATTCTCGCCAACGCCGGCGCGACCACCGACCAGGTCGCGGGCCTTGCCCACGGCACCACGGTTGCCACCAACGCGCTGCTGCAGGGCGAGATCAATTCGCTCGGCCTGATCGTCAACACCGGTTTCCGGCACATTCTCGAGATCGCGCGGCAATCGGTGCCGGAAGGGTATGGCAATTCCTATTTCTGGGTGAAGCCCGACCGGATCGTTCCCCTGCAATTCGTCCGCGAGGTCGGCGGCCGGCTGGATTTTCACGGTCATGAATTGCGCCCGCTCGATGAGGCCAGCGTGCGCGAAGCCGCGCGTTATTTTCGTATCCACGGCATTCGCGCCATCGGCATCTGCCTGTTGCATTCCTACGCCAACGACGCGCATGAGCGCCGTGCCGCCGAAATCGTGGCGCAGGAATATCCGCAAGCCACCTTGTCGTTGTCCTGCGTGGTGTTGCCGGAATATCGCGAATATGAGCGGGCGGTGACGACGCTGGTGGACGCCTTCGTCAAGCCGCATATGGAACGCTATCTCAAGCGGGTGCACCAGGAACTCGGCCTCGGCCTGCAGGACAAGCCGTTTCTGGTGATGCAATCGTCCGGCGGCGTCGCGAGCGCCGATCAGGTGGTGCGCAAGCCGATCACCACGGCGCTCTCGGGTCCGGCGGCCGGTGCGCTCGGCAGCGCGGTGATTGCCGAGATCGCGGGTTTCCCGGATCTGGTGACGCTGGACGCCGGCGGCACCTCGACCGACCTCTGCCTGATCGAAGGCGGCAAGCCGCAGGTCACCAATGGCGGATCGGTCGGGCCGTTTCCGGTGCGGATCCCGATGATCGACATCGAGACCATCGGCACCGGCGGCGGTTCGATCGCCTGGATCAGCCGGGAAGGTCATCTCAAGGTCGGGCCGCGTAGCGCCGGCGCCGAGCCCGGGCCGATGTGCTATCCGAACGGCGGCACTGAGCCGACCATCACCGACGCCAATCTGGTGCTGGGGCGGATTCCGCCGGCGCTGATCGGTGGCGGCATTGCCCTGGATGTCGAACGGGCGCGCGGTGGCATCGCGGCGCTGGCGGCAAAGCTGCCGGGAAAGATGAGCGTCGAGCAGCTTGCCAGCGGCATCATCGAGATCGCCAACTGGAACCAGGCCAATGCGATCCGGCAGATGACGATCCAGCGCGGCATCGATCCGCGCGCCTTTGCGCTGTTGTCGTTCGGCGGCGCCGGCCCCGCCCAATCCGCCGCGGTGATGGATCTGCTCGGCATGAAGGCCTGCATCGTGCCGCCGAATCCCGGCAATCTCTCGGCATTCGGCCTGCTGGCGGTGGACTGGCGCACCGATCACATCGTCACCAAGGTGATGCAGGAGGAGACGATCGATCTTGCCGAGATCGCCGCGCGCTATGCCGCGCTGGAGCGCGAGGCGGTGACGACGCTGGAGCGCGACGGCATCGAGGCCTCGCGCATCCGGCTGGTCCGCGAGGCGGATATTCGCTACGCCGGCCAGTCGATGGAGGTCCGCGTCACGGCGCCCGGAGGCTCGGTGGATGAAAAGTTCCTCTCCGGGCTGATCGGCGCCTTCAATGCCGCGCATCTGAAGACCTTCGGCTATAACTACGCGGGCAAGCAGAAGATCGAACTGGTCAATCTGTGCGTCTCCGGTTTCGGCCTGATCGAGCGGCCGCAATTGCCGAAGCTCGCGATGCGCTCTGGCCGGCCGGAGCCGAAAGGCAAGAGAGCCGTCTATCTCGGCACCGCGTTTCAGGAGACGCCGGTGTTCGACCGTGCGGCGCTGCCGTCCGGGGGCCGCGTCAACGGGCCTGTTATCGTCGAGGAGTTCGGCTCGACCACCGTCGTGTTTCCCGGCCAAGTTGTCGAGGTCGACCCGCACGGCATTCTTGTCATCCGCCCGGCCGCCTCGCAGGAGATGTCGCGATGA
- a CDS encoding hydantoinase B/oxoprolinase family protein encodes MNIHSPAHPWPTAPLRQAVAVDPIVLQIVEGTLNSIEAEIEYAIERTARSPMIREAHDFRVGLFDRYCRKLTGRSYSAMPNAVVRDFPPDTMKPGDVFLMNDTYLTEGSIGHLPDLCSTVPVFHQGEVVAYIQAFGHHDDVGGRVPGSMPGTAATVFEEGIAIPPVKIYSEGVRNDAVFSIVRRNTRVPEMLSADLDSEIQACLMGARRMGGLFERFGREQVEACFQAILEKCRDIYRNELLAKIADGEYAWEDYVEHDGITDPKLHKIALKMTKKDGKITLDFNGTDPQSTGPINWPADYADGAFLIKWIAPILRNLADTPERAAEIHVNEGVCDVFEVIFPPKGTLITPEWPAATNARSFVLLRCLGLLAGVVAQAVDGRMPADQETIRYTGFFGTGLDGKPFLSREVLGGGSGGRYYADGNDAIHIVPDSRNQPAEFTETRFPLLVEKLALRTDSGGAGLRRGGQGYEKHYRALVDCRTIVTADRVRLGCYGLNGGKAGQPFCVTVDAEGEGYDLGGLVDGEPVLKGQVVRVVTTGGGGWGDPLQRELELILRDVVEGRVSVASAETDYGVVFGDAGVADQYVIDEAATLLRRAELGKLQISPLPMIDRGEGYEKMLRGEHRPRMR; translated from the coding sequence ATGAACATTCACTCCCCCGCGCATCCCTGGCCGACCGCGCCGCTGCGCCAGGCGGTAGCGGTCGATCCGATCGTGCTGCAGATCGTCGAAGGCACGCTGAACTCGATTGAGGCGGAGATCGAATACGCCATCGAGCGCACGGCGCGCTCGCCGATGATCCGCGAAGCCCATGATTTCCGCGTCGGGCTGTTCGACCGCTATTGCCGCAAGCTGACCGGACGTTCGTATTCGGCGATGCCGAACGCCGTGGTGCGCGATTTCCCGCCCGACACCATGAAGCCCGGCGACGTGTTCCTGATGAACGATACCTATCTGACCGAAGGCTCGATCGGGCATCTGCCGGATCTCTGCAGCACGGTGCCGGTGTTTCACCAGGGCGAAGTCGTCGCCTATATCCAGGCCTTCGGTCATCATGACGATGTCGGCGGCCGGGTGCCCGGCTCGATGCCGGGCACGGCGGCCACCGTGTTCGAGGAAGGCATCGCGATTCCGCCGGTGAAGATCTACAGCGAAGGCGTGCGGAACGACGCCGTCTTCAGCATCGTTCGCCGCAACACGCGCGTGCCGGAGATGCTGTCGGCCGATCTCGACAGCGAGATCCAGGCCTGCCTGATGGGCGCGCGGCGGATGGGTGGGCTGTTCGAACGGTTCGGCCGGGAGCAGGTCGAGGCCTGCTTCCAGGCGATCCTGGAAAAGTGCCGCGATATCTACCGCAACGAGCTGTTGGCAAAAATCGCCGACGGCGAATATGCCTGGGAGGATTACGTCGAGCACGACGGCATCACCGATCCCAAGCTGCACAAGATCGCGCTGAAGATGACCAAGAAGGACGGCAAGATCACGCTCGACTTCAACGGCACCGATCCGCAATCGACCGGTCCGATCAACTGGCCGGCGGACTACGCCGACGGCGCGTTCCTGATCAAATGGATCGCGCCGATCCTGCGCAATCTCGCCGATACGCCCGAACGCGCCGCGGAGATCCATGTCAATGAAGGCGTGTGCGACGTGTTCGAGGTGATCTTTCCCCCAAAAGGCACGCTGATCACGCCGGAATGGCCGGCCGCGACCAATGCGCGATCCTTTGTCCTGTTGCGCTGTCTTGGCCTCCTGGCGGGCGTGGTCGCCCAAGCCGTCGACGGGCGCATGCCCGCGGATCAGGAGACCATCCGCTATACTGGCTTCTTCGGCACCGGTCTCGACGGCAAGCCGTTCCTGTCGCGCGAGGTGCTCGGCGGCGGCTCCGGCGGGCGCTATTACGCCGACGGCAATGACGCGATCCACATCGTGCCGGACTCGCGCAACCAGCCGGCGGAATTTACCGAGACGCGGTTTCCGCTTCTGGTCGAGAAGCTGGCGCTGCGCACCGATTCCGGCGGCGCCGGTCTGCGCCGCGGCGGGCAGGGCTATGAAAAGCACTATCGCGCGCTGGTCGATTGCCGCACCATCGTCACCGCCGACCGGGTGCGGCTGGGTTGCTACGGCCTGAACGGCGGCAAGGCCGGCCAGCCGTTCTGTGTCACGGTGGATGCCGAGGGCGAGGGTTACGATCTCGGCGGCCTTGTCGATGGCGAGCCCGTGCTGAAGGGGCAGGTGGTCCGCGTCGTCACCACCGGTGGCGGCGGCTGGGGCGATCCGCTGCAGCGCGAGTTGGAACTGATATTGCGCGACGTGGTTGAAGGCCGGGTTTCTGTTGCAAGCGCGGAAACGGATTATGGGGTCGTATTTGGGGATGCCGGCGTCGCGGACCAATACGTTATCGACGAGGCCGCGACCCTGCTGCGCCGGGCCGAACTGGGAAAGTTGCAAATTAGCCCGTTGCCGATGATTGACCGCGGCGAGGGCTATGAAAAGATGCTGCGCGGCGAGCACCGGCCGCGAATGCGATGA